The Sporosarcina luteola genome contains a region encoding:
- the rpsO gene encoding 30S ribosomal protein S15 encodes MAITQERKHELINEFKTHENDTGSANVQIAILTEEINNLNAHLGTHKKDHHSRRGLLKMIGRRRKLLKYLRETEVQSYRDLIAKLGLRR; translated from the coding sequence ATGGCTATTACACAAGAACGTAAACATGAATTGATCAACGAATTCAAAACTCATGAAAACGATACTGGATCTGCTAATGTTCAGATCGCTATCCTTACTGAAGAGATCAACAATTTGAACGCTCACTTGGGCACTCATAAGAAAGACCACCACTCACGTCGTGGACTTTTAAAAATGATCGGTCGTCGTCGTAAGTTGCTTAAATACCTACGCGAAACTGAAGTTCAAAGTTACCGTGATCTTATTGCTAAACTCGGCCTTCGCCGTTAA
- a CDS encoding bifunctional riboflavin kinase/FAD synthetase gives MEIYHLHYPSQTTIDDKGPFSLAIGFFDGLHKGHQTVIKEAKAKAEQLGIRSAVMTFDPHPSHLFGKGREKIGYITKYPEKSRLLEEMGIDVLFVVTFDWDLASLSPERFIEIFIKGLGIKHVTAGFDFTFGSKGAGTMEQMASLSNEEYGTTVIEKVTDSEDKISSTRIRKLLSEGGVEKTASLLGRPFRTVGTVIDGEKRGRLLGFPTANVSIDEDTILPANGVYAVLFTIDGQSYKGVCNVGVKPTFHDPAKVKPSVEVHVLDFNADLYGKEATVDWIARIRPEQKFNSVDELIEQIGKDKETARLLLNKMN, from the coding sequence ATGGAAATTTACCATTTGCACTATCCATCTCAAACAACTATCGATGACAAAGGCCCTTTTTCGCTAGCCATCGGTTTTTTCGACGGGTTGCATAAAGGACATCAAACAGTGATAAAAGAAGCAAAAGCTAAAGCGGAGCAATTAGGAATCCGTTCCGCCGTCATGACGTTCGACCCTCATCCATCACACCTGTTTGGCAAGGGTAGAGAAAAAATCGGTTACATTACCAAGTACCCGGAAAAGTCACGTCTCCTGGAAGAAATGGGGATAGATGTCCTTTTCGTTGTTACATTTGACTGGGACCTTGCTTCCCTTTCACCGGAGCGATTCATTGAAATTTTTATTAAAGGCCTAGGGATCAAGCATGTCACCGCCGGCTTCGACTTCACGTTCGGCTCGAAAGGTGCTGGCACGATGGAACAGATGGCTTCGCTTTCCAATGAAGAATACGGAACGACGGTCATCGAAAAAGTTACGGATTCTGAAGATAAGATCTCATCAACCCGGATTCGTAAGCTTCTTTCCGAAGGGGGCGTTGAGAAGACCGCTTCATTGCTTGGAAGACCGTTCAGAACGGTCGGAACTGTCATCGACGGCGAAAAGAGAGGCAGGCTGCTCGGCTTTCCGACGGCAAACGTATCCATTGACGAAGATACCATCCTGCCTGCAAACGGGGTTTACGCAGTCCTATTCACCATTGATGGACAATCATATAAAGGCGTATGCAATGTCGGGGTGAAACCTACCTTCCACGACCCCGCTAAAGTGAAACCAAGCGTAGAAGTCCATGTGCTTGACTTCAATGCAGACTTGTACGGAAAAGAAGCAACAGTCGACTGGATCGCCCGCATCCGCCCAGAACAGAAATTCAATTCAGTTGACGAACTGATTGAACAAATAGGGAAGGACAAGGAAACCGCAAGACTATTGTTGAACAAAATGAACTAA
- the truB gene encoding tRNA pseudouridine(55) synthase TruB, whose translation MDGILPLWKQKGMTSHDCVFKLRKILGMKRVGHTGTLDPNVEGVLPICLGQATKVAEYITDSGKEYIATVSIGTSTETEDADGAIVSADDSYKKLSREAILQVLEQLTGEIVQIPPMYSAVKVNGKRLYEYARKGIEVERPERTVHIYEIELLDERESFEGEEIQFVIRIACGKGTYIRTLSVQIGEKLGYPAHMANLVRTASGNFRKDDCLTLEEVAEQKVQNTLGQQIRPLEEALGEFELVEIDDDLYGKIINGQVLPQHPSLDDREAIVFTKMEKAIAIYCKHPTKEGLMKPDKMFPFNQ comes from the coding sequence ATGGATGGGATTCTACCTTTATGGAAACAAAAAGGGATGACTTCGCATGATTGCGTATTCAAGCTGAGAAAAATCTTAGGTATGAAAAGAGTTGGGCATACTGGGACACTTGATCCAAATGTGGAAGGCGTCCTGCCGATTTGTCTTGGACAAGCTACAAAAGTTGCGGAATACATCACTGACTCAGGTAAGGAGTATATTGCCACCGTCTCAATCGGTACTTCAACTGAAACTGAGGATGCAGATGGCGCGATCGTCTCAGCAGATGATTCCTACAAAAAACTTAGCCGGGAAGCTATTCTTCAAGTACTTGAGCAGCTTACCGGTGAGATTGTTCAAATACCGCCAATGTATTCCGCTGTAAAAGTGAATGGCAAAAGGCTGTACGAATACGCAAGAAAAGGAATTGAAGTTGAAAGACCCGAACGAACAGTACATATATACGAAATCGAATTGCTCGACGAACGGGAGTCGTTCGAAGGGGAAGAGATTCAGTTCGTAATCCGGATTGCATGCGGAAAAGGAACATATATCAGAACATTATCCGTACAAATCGGTGAAAAGCTTGGGTATCCCGCCCATATGGCAAATTTAGTCCGGACAGCTTCCGGAAACTTCCGTAAAGATGATTGTTTGACGCTTGAGGAAGTGGCAGAGCAGAAAGTTCAAAACACTCTTGGACAACAAATCCGACCGCTTGAAGAGGCACTTGGCGAGTTTGAACTTGTCGAAATAGATGATGATTTATATGGTAAGATAATAAACGGACAAGTTTTACCGCAGCATCCTTCACTAGATGATAGGGAGGCCATCGTTTTTACGAAAATGGAAAAGGCGATTGCGATCTATTGCAAGCATCCGACAAAAGAAGGATTGATGAAACCTGATAAGATGTTTCCATTCAATCAGTAG
- the rbfA gene encoding 30S ribosome-binding factor RbfA — MSMRANRVAEQMKKELGGIIGQKLKDPRIGFVTVTDVEVTGDLQQATIFISVLGNEAEKEATLAGLTKAKGFIRTEIGQRIRLRKTPEIEFAFDDSVEYGNRIESLLRQVNSEEE; from the coding sequence ATGTCTATGCGTGCGAATCGTGTTGCTGAACAGATGAAGAAAGAATTAGGCGGAATCATTGGCCAAAAATTGAAAGACCCTCGCATCGGCTTTGTCACTGTGACGGACGTTGAAGTGACGGGGGATCTGCAACAGGCAACTATATTCATTTCAGTACTTGGAAATGAAGCGGAAAAAGAGGCAACTCTTGCCGGCCTGACGAAGGCAAAAGGGTTTATCCGTACGGAGATCGGGCAGCGGATAAGACTCAGGAAGACACCGGAAATCGAATTTGCATTTGATGATTCCGTCGAATACGGAAATCGTATCGAATCACTGCTTCGTCAAGTGAACAGTGAAGAAGAATGA
- a CDS encoding DUF503 domain-containing protein, protein MIVYAECTFFIPDVHSLKGKRSVLKRMTDRVKNEFNVSIAEIDHQDLWQRTTIALVSVASLKDAAEGETRRAIRFLESNPEWEMTEMILDYY, encoded by the coding sequence ATGATCGTCTATGCGGAATGCACATTCTTCATCCCTGACGTCCATTCGTTGAAAGGCAAACGATCCGTCTTGAAAAGAATGACAGATCGTGTAAAAAATGAATTTAACGTTTCCATCGCCGAAATCGATCATCAAGACTTATGGCAAAGAACTACAATTGCTCTCGTTTCGGTCGCGTCCTTAAAAGACGCTGCCGAAGGGGAGACGAGAAGAGCCATCCGTTTTTTGGAATCGAATCCGGAATGGGAAATGACAGAAATGATACTTGACTACTATTGA
- the infB gene encoding translation initiation factor IF-2, with product MTKIRVHEYAKQVNRTSKEVIEELGKINVNVTNHMSMLDREATSKLDQRFGKGGSTPSDKPRSGNNDRKPVSNASRPTGNGQDNKQPSGQRQGQGTQGGNRPTSQGGQRPAQIAQGGQRQGQGAQGGNRPASQGGQRPGQGTQGGNRPASQGGQRPGQGAQGGNRPASQGGQRPGQGAQGGNRPASQGGQRPGQGAQGGNRPASQGGQRPGQGAQGGNRPASQGGQRTGQGAQTGNRPATQGGQRPGQGAPGGNRPAGRGGRPPARGINQGRRRHRPAPMPKVEKPLPEKITFYESLTVGELANKLGREPSEIIKKLFMLGVMATINQELDKDAIELICAEYEVEVEEEIRIDVTDLEIYFEEPEETEAELTERPPVVTIMGHVDHGKTTLLDSIRDTKVTQGEAGGITQHIGAYQINADGKKITFLDTPGHAAFTTMRARGAKVTDITILVVAADDGVMPQTVEAINHAKAAEVPIIVAVNKMDKPTANPDRVMQELTEHGLLAEAWGGDTIFVPISALKGEGIDQLLEMVLLVAEVAELKASKNIRAKGSVIEAQLDRGKGSVATLLVQDGTLRVGDPIVVGNTFGKVRAMINDLGRRVKEAGPSTPVEITGLSDVPQAGDRFVVFEDEKTARQIAESRAGDALQEQRGEKTRVTLDNLFDQMKQGEMKELNLIVKADVQGTVEAMAASLMKIEVEGVNVRIIHTGAGAINESDISLAAASNAIVIGFNVRPDVNAKRAAEAEGVDIRLHRVIYKVIEEIESAMKGLLDPEYEEKVIGQAEVRETFKVSKIGTIAGSYVTEGKITRDAGVRVLRDNIVIFEGELDTLKRFKDDVKEVARGYECGITVKNFNDIKEGDIFEAFIMEEIKRA from the coding sequence ATGACGAAGATACGTGTACACGAATACGCGAAGCAAGTGAATCGGACGAGTAAAGAAGTCATCGAGGAGCTTGGGAAAATAAATGTGAATGTAACGAACCATATGTCGATGCTTGATAGAGAGGCGACATCAAAATTGGATCAACGTTTCGGTAAAGGCGGTTCTACTCCATCCGACAAGCCTCGAAGTGGAAACAATGACCGGAAACCAGTTTCAAATGCATCACGTCCAACAGGCAATGGCCAGGACAACAAGCAACCGAGCGGCCAGCGTCAAGGACAAGGCACCCAAGGCGGTAACCGTCCTACATCTCAAGGCGGTCAACGTCCAGCACAAATCGCTCAAGGCGGTCAACGTCAAGGACAAGGCGCTCAAGGCGGCAACCGTCCTGCATCTCAAGGCGGCCAACGTCCAGGTCAAGGCACGCAAGGCGGCAACCGTCCTGCATCTCAAGGCGGCCAACGTCCAGGGCAAGGTGCTCAAGGCGGCAACCGCCCTGCATCTCAAGGCGGTCAACGTCCAGGTCAAGGCGCGCAAGGCGGCAACCGTCCTGCATCTCAAGGCGGCCAACGTCCAGGTCAAGGCGCTCAAGGCGGCAACCGCCCTGCATCTCAAGGCGGTCAACGTCCAGGTCAAGGCGCGCAAGGCGGCAACCGTCCTGCATCTCAAGGCGGTCAACGCACTGGCCAAGGGGCGCAAACAGGAAACCGTCCGGCAACTCAGGGCGGCCAACGTCCAGGACAAGGGGCTCCAGGCGGAAATCGACCGGCTGGACGCGGCGGAAGACCACCTGCACGGGGTATTAACCAAGGACGGAGAAGACATCGTCCTGCACCAATGCCGAAAGTGGAAAAACCATTGCCGGAAAAGATCACATTCTATGAATCGCTTACAGTCGGTGAACTTGCGAACAAACTCGGCAGGGAACCATCCGAAATCATCAAAAAGCTATTTATGCTTGGCGTCATGGCGACGATCAACCAAGAGCTGGATAAAGATGCTATCGAGTTGATTTGTGCGGAATATGAAGTGGAAGTGGAAGAAGAAATCCGTATCGATGTGACGGATCTTGAAATTTACTTCGAGGAACCTGAAGAGACTGAAGCGGAATTGACAGAGCGTCCTCCTGTCGTAACAATTATGGGTCACGTTGACCACGGTAAAACGACGCTTCTCGATTCGATCCGTGATACGAAGGTTACACAAGGGGAAGCTGGTGGTATCACACAGCATATCGGCGCATATCAGATCAACGCTGATGGCAAGAAGATCACGTTCCTGGATACACCTGGCCACGCAGCATTTACAACAATGCGGGCGCGTGGAGCAAAAGTAACAGACATCACGATTCTTGTCGTGGCAGCTGATGACGGTGTCATGCCTCAAACAGTTGAAGCGATCAACCACGCGAAAGCTGCTGAAGTGCCGATAATCGTAGCTGTAAACAAAATGGATAAACCAACTGCGAACCCTGACCGAGTCATGCAGGAGCTGACAGAGCATGGCTTATTGGCTGAGGCATGGGGTGGGGATACGATCTTCGTACCGATTTCAGCTTTAAAAGGTGAGGGAATCGATCAGCTATTAGAAATGGTCTTGTTGGTGGCAGAAGTCGCGGAATTGAAAGCAAGCAAGAATATCCGTGCAAAAGGTTCTGTCATTGAAGCACAATTGGATCGTGGAAAAGGATCGGTCGCAACGCTTCTCGTCCAGGATGGAACGCTTCGTGTAGGTGATCCAATTGTCGTTGGAAACACATTCGGGAAAGTACGTGCTATGATTAACGACCTTGGCCGCCGGGTGAAGGAAGCAGGTCCATCTACGCCGGTTGAAATTACTGGTCTTAGCGATGTACCGCAAGCGGGCGATCGTTTTGTCGTCTTCGAAGATGAAAAGACAGCTCGTCAAATCGCTGAATCAAGAGCAGGTGACGCATTGCAGGAGCAACGCGGCGAGAAAACACGTGTAACGCTTGATAACCTATTCGATCAGATGAAACAAGGGGAAATGAAGGAATTGAACCTTATCGTCAAAGCTGACGTACAAGGAACAGTCGAAGCCATGGCAGCTTCCCTTATGAAAATCGAAGTTGAAGGTGTCAATGTCCGGATCATCCATACTGGAGCAGGCGCCATTAACGAATCGGATATCTCCCTAGCGGCAGCATCCAATGCTATCGTCATCGGTTTCAACGTCCGTCCAGATGTCAATGCTAAACGTGCAGCTGAAGCAGAAGGCGTCGATATCCGATTGCACCGCGTCATCTATAAGGTGATCGAGGAAATCGAATCCGCTATGAAAGGCTTGTTAGATCCTGAGTATGAAGAAAAAGTGATCGGCCAAGCAGAAGTACGTGAAACATTCAAAGTTTCGAAAATCGGAACGATTGCGGGAAGCTACGTAACGGAAGGAAAAATCACCCGTGACGCAGGCGTACGTGTCCTACGGGATAATATCGTGATCTTCGAAGGCGAACTCGACACATTGAAAAGATTCAAGGACGATGTGAAAGAAGTTGCTAGAGGCTATGAGTGCGGAATTACCGTGAAAAACTTCAATGATATTAAAGAAGGCGACATCTTTGAAGCCTTCATCATGGAGGAAATCAAGCGGGCATGA
- a CDS encoding YlxQ family RNA-binding protein: MNPTAIFQLLGMAARARKLITGEELVVKEVRSGNARLVIVSEDASKNTQKKVNDKCNFYNVEKHVFGSREALGHAIGKESRVVLALTDAGFAGKLSGLLNEYNRGWANDEDTCTRIREASESDE, from the coding sequence ATGAATCCTACAGCGATCTTTCAATTGTTAGGAATGGCTGCGAGGGCCCGGAAACTGATTACCGGTGAAGAGCTGGTCGTCAAAGAAGTGCGATCGGGTAATGCTCGCTTGGTCATCGTTTCTGAGGATGCTTCAAAAAACACACAGAAAAAAGTAAATGACAAATGTAATTTTTACAACGTTGAGAAGCATGTGTTCGGGAGCCGGGAAGCTCTCGGCCATGCAATCGGAAAAGAGTCGCGGGTCGTACTCGCGTTAACGGATGCCGGCTTTGCCGGAAAATTATCCGGGCTCCTCAACGAATATAACCGGGGGTGGGCTAATGACGAAGATACGTGTACACGAATACGCGAAGCAAGTGAATCGGACGAGTAA
- the rnpM gene encoding RNase P modulator RnpM, translated as MTSKKKIPLRKCAATGEMLPKKEMIRIVRTKEGEVSVDLTGKKSGRGTYVSKTEKAVETAKRNRSIESQLGTSVPEEVYDDLLHAIRREALK; from the coding sequence ATGACAAGCAAAAAGAAAATACCTTTGCGTAAATGTGCGGCGACAGGCGAGATGTTGCCAAAGAAGGAAATGATCCGCATTGTCCGCACAAAAGAAGGTGAAGTTTCGGTCGATCTGACAGGCAAAAAATCAGGACGTGGTACATATGTATCTAAAACTGAAAAGGCTGTTGAAACTGCAAAACGCAATAGATCGATTGAAAGCCAGCTTGGAACATCGGTGCCTGAGGAAGTCTATGATGATCTTCTACATGCAATCCGTCGTGAGGCATTGAAATGA
- the nusA gene encoding transcription termination factor NusA yields MSSDLLDALTALEKQKGISRDVIVEAIEAALVTAYKRNFNQAQNVRVDLNLEKGTMKVYSRKDVVEEVEDERLQIALEDALAINPAYELGDIVEEEVTPRDFGRIAAQTAKQVVTQRVREAERGLIYDEYVDREDDIVNGIVERLDARNLYVGLGKVEAVLPSSEQITTESYKPHDRIKVYITKVERTSRGPQVFVSRTHPGLLRRLFEMEVPEIYDGTVEIKSIAREAGDRSKISVHTNNEEVDPVGSCVGSRGARVQSISNELNGEKVDIVEWSEDPVIFVANALSPSKVLDVQVNEEDRSTTVVVPDYQLSLAIGKRGQNARLAAKLTGWKIDIKSETDARELGIYPPISDQSSGERLFEEDVYAVTENGNDEYNEDPYLDNEPDDESDIETIDLYSETDEDN; encoded by the coding sequence ATGAGTAGTGATCTACTCGATGCATTGACAGCCCTTGAAAAGCAGAAAGGTATTTCAAGGGATGTCATTGTTGAAGCAATTGAGGCGGCACTTGTTACCGCATATAAAAGAAACTTCAACCAGGCGCAAAACGTGCGCGTCGATTTGAATTTGGAAAAAGGGACGATGAAAGTATATTCCCGTAAAGACGTCGTGGAAGAAGTGGAAGACGAAAGACTTCAAATCGCACTCGAAGACGCGTTAGCCATCAACCCGGCCTATGAACTCGGAGATATCGTCGAAGAAGAAGTGACGCCACGTGATTTCGGCCGGATTGCAGCACAAACTGCCAAGCAAGTTGTTACGCAGCGTGTTCGTGAAGCTGAACGTGGTCTGATCTATGATGAGTATGTAGATCGGGAAGACGACATCGTCAATGGGATCGTAGAGCGCCTGGACGCAAGGAATCTATATGTTGGGCTTGGGAAAGTGGAGGCCGTGCTGCCTTCGAGTGAACAGATCACTACAGAGTCCTACAAGCCTCATGACCGCATCAAAGTATATATTACGAAAGTTGAGCGCACTTCGAGAGGGCCTCAAGTTTTTGTTTCCCGTACGCATCCAGGACTTTTGCGTCGGCTGTTTGAAATGGAAGTTCCGGAAATCTATGACGGAACAGTTGAAATCAAATCGATTGCCCGTGAAGCGGGGGACCGATCGAAGATTTCAGTTCATACGAACAATGAGGAAGTCGATCCAGTTGGTTCATGCGTCGGATCCAGAGGTGCGCGCGTCCAATCCATATCCAATGAATTGAATGGAGAAAAGGTTGATATCGTAGAATGGTCCGAGGATCCTGTAATCTTTGTCGCAAATGCATTGAGTCCATCCAAAGTGTTGGACGTGCAAGTGAATGAAGAAGACAGATCCACAACAGTCGTAGTGCCAGATTACCAGTTATCGCTGGCGATCGGCAAACGTGGGCAGAATGCCCGTTTGGCCGCCAAATTGACTGGATGGAAAATCGACATTAAAAGCGAAACGGATGCTCGTGAGCTAGGCATTTATCCGCCTATCTCCGATCAATCGAGCGGAGAACGGCTATTTGAAGAGGATGTATATGCCGTTACCGAAAATGGAAATGATGAATATAATGAGGATCCGTATTTAGATAATGAACCGGATGATGAATCCGATATCGAAACAATCGACTTATATTCAGAAACCGACGAAGACAATTGA
- the rimP gene encoding ribosome maturation factor RimP — protein MSKITEEVEKLVSPIVNDLKLELVDVEFVKEGRDWFLRVYIDTPEGNIDIEQCALVSERLSEELDRTDPIPQNYFLEVSSPGAERPLKKEEDFVKAVGQYVFIKTYEPINGMKEFEGYLLSYGPDAAEVEIRIKTRKLQVIIDKEKIAFARLAIDFSA, from the coding sequence ATGAGTAAAATTACAGAAGAAGTTGAAAAGCTCGTCAGTCCGATAGTGAATGACCTTAAGTTGGAATTAGTTGATGTTGAATTTGTAAAAGAAGGGAGGGACTGGTTTTTACGCGTTTATATCGATACGCCGGAAGGGAATATCGATATTGAGCAGTGTGCACTCGTCAGCGAAAGGCTGAGCGAAGAACTGGACCGTACTGATCCAATCCCTCAAAACTATTTCCTTGAGGTTTCCTCACCCGGCGCCGAACGTCCGCTCAAAAAAGAAGAGGACTTCGTAAAAGCGGTCGGGCAATATGTATTCATTAAAACGTACGAACCGATCAACGGCATGAAAGAGTTTGAAGGATACTTGCTTTCTTACGGTCCTGATGCTGCAGAAGTTGAAATCCGCATCAAGACACGGAAATTGCAAGTCATCATCGACAAGGAAAAAATTGCATTTGCACGACTAGCAATCGATTTTTCCGCATAA